A section of the Halostella salina genome encodes:
- a CDS encoding RNA-guided endonuclease InsQ/TnpB family protein gives MTNSQALVKTLDFQLDIQSDNEGLLYDATLEARSVYNETIQLAKDGVDWDAIPDRVADDTNLVKNTTQRVVAKALGAMENYYEYDDFGLPSHTKDGAYPLRANYEEGYNLSLTDDGDVEFRISAKPYKHVKGFLKGSDAHLDILKTALENDEWKIGTAEALFHNDNAELHVNVTNTEQTVRDKQDSRTVVGVDVNEDNVALTALSEDGVEDSLVIDFPEIKFERHRYFTMRKRVQNAGKDSIHDTLEGREERFVRDRLHKVSRHIVEWSQQFEKPCIVFEDLKEMRDSIDYGTRMNRRLHHLPFRALQFYTSYKASFEGIPTVWINPEYTSQRCPICGHAERANRNKKRFKCRLCSHQDHSDRSASVNIAVKGVKKLDWNVPALNSLPQVRKVRRQASGAVDAPTVTHPTVRGYQADGRVGVSD, from the coding sequence CTCGAAGCCCGCTCGGTGTACAACGAAACCATCCAGCTCGCCAAAGACGGCGTGGACTGGGACGCCATCCCCGACCGCGTGGCCGACGATACCAACCTCGTGAAGAACACGACTCAGCGCGTCGTCGCCAAGGCTCTCGGCGCGATGGAGAACTACTACGAGTACGACGACTTCGGACTCCCGAGTCACACCAAAGACGGTGCGTACCCGCTTCGAGCGAACTACGAGGAGGGGTACAACCTGTCGCTCACCGACGACGGTGACGTGGAGTTCCGTATCAGCGCGAAGCCGTACAAACACGTCAAGGGATTCCTCAAAGGGAGTGACGCCCATCTCGATATTCTCAAAACCGCACTCGAAAACGACGAGTGGAAGATTGGGACCGCGGAAGCCCTGTTCCACAACGACAACGCTGAGTTGCACGTCAATGTCACCAACACCGAGCAGACTGTTCGAGACAAGCAGGACTCCCGGACTGTCGTGGGTGTGGATGTGAACGAGGACAATGTAGCCCTCACCGCTCTGTCCGAAGACGGGGTTGAGGACTCGTTGGTTATCGACTTTCCCGAGATCAAGTTCGAGCGTCACCGCTACTTCACGATGCGGAAGCGCGTCCAGAACGCGGGGAAGGACAGCATCCACGACACGCTGGAAGGGCGTGAGGAACGGTTCGTCCGCGACAGACTCCACAAGGTGTCTCGGCATATCGTGGAGTGGAGCCAGCAGTTCGAGAAGCCGTGTATCGTCTTTGAAGACCTCAAAGAGATGCGCGACAGTATCGACTACGGCACACGGATGAACCGACGCTTGCACCACCTCCCGTTCCGCGCCCTCCAGTTCTATACGTCGTACAAAGCGTCGTTCGAGGGCATCCCAACGGTGTGGATTAATCCCGAGTACACCAGCCAACGATGTCCGATATGTGGGCATGCGGAGCGTGCGAACCGCAACAAGAAGCGGTTCAAGTGTCGGTTGTGTTCCCACCAAGACCACAGCGACCGTAGTGCAAGCGTCAACATCGCCGTGAAAGGCGTGAAGAAACTCGATTGGAATGTGCCTGCTCTCAACAGCCTTCCCCAAGTGCGGAAGGTGCGACGGCAGGCATCGGGGGCTGTGGACGCCCCGACCGTGACCCACCCGACCGTCCGAGGCTATCAGGCCGATGGTCGCGTGGGAGTGTCCGACTAA
- a CDS encoding PGF-pre-PGF domain-containing protein, with protein MGRFRTATVLLFATVMTLSMMTGAGFAETAGTTAPVDQNASNTSYAVIQGDTCVDVAAFGDGTESVEEFYDYTVEEDTDGDGDDEGVYSSLGTQALQKSQTSQVLLYEGTDGVSLVTVHDEYGDDGEGARVSYNVSAFDESGSLIKSNWTVRDDFYNGAPSEDYDVFVNGSGNYAAWFWLDNRTDGGALTPENEDDTAGFAIQPGFNDDIHYPDELDDLDDNGDKHPDPDYEGGQIEQWNVLSNDGTDDGVATELNMSQNVTIVEQSCENVRRAALRDKIDVWDRSILPLRADTSNAATRIPNADWRIQSPGGDETSLNKPWIGVFNESETITVEYDHSVTQRASDEFEGESVTLVAGRLEPTQGRNQIMNMNLGSLSLMSGSVSDINENVTFSEVDEKTLDAGTADAAFDFDPSQSGQYMLLMANASDGEGLVVDNGDLSIDGNITVLGVEQVAVQKEPSSVDPTTIESQNNVTPGTNLTFDVDAGSSGDPVAHAVAVYDEDTGFVDQSFVIDVEERPSLDFNATEDLRIEHSVNETNGVLRTEGDVSFDGRDFSDERRTEPMNIPELIANNGPPSTNPETEYVPAVGGERLDASMTVVNGSATETITVETLGNWTTNTEYRWVHVAVEEDGSTMYTNTDEFQLSEPDEAEPPDDGNETDPDEGDGGGGGGAPPGDLPDPIQQVETEVTVTDGKANVQIMHAKGFEPVEIDLSSAFADREGVRLEGMSVEFARDTDFNMTVDQGPEDVPSVHAGQSDMEYFNVSYADAPETREVQFTFTVDQSTLDEQGIEWSDVALYRYSDGEWQQVETGVIGPTDNGYRYQATSPGLSVFAVSTEEPQVAPPSAFSVSDASLDSEEITVGEEATVSATVRNAAGVEGNYTVNLTVDGEVVDERTVSVGPGESTEVSFTRQFDEVGQFQIGIGGMNAGELAVVESQETTTTTTTTAGPGDGDGGAGDGDGGAGDGDGGGGLGGLFIALFLIVLLVAAIGYYLAQREDIDFSPADFTGRLEDDEDDVLDDGSSSAGSASATSAADDEDTDDDESGGDDDGEDGSDGDDDSDGGDGGDGDAGDDGGDDGGDDGGDDDDSDGGDDGGGDDGGGDDGHSGSEIASHGESRESAPDGSESDEATADEGENASSDTGESTGTDTPTDTTASELFAAEDGSDDEDDESEAERSPVEVATDMFDEPEDEDESGGEELDASDILSDSDDGES; from the coding sequence ATGGGTCGGTTTCGGACCGCCACGGTCCTGCTGTTCGCGACCGTGATGACGCTCTCGATGATGACGGGGGCGGGGTTCGCCGAGACAGCAGGCACCACGGCACCTGTCGACCAGAACGCATCGAACACGTCGTACGCAGTCATCCAGGGCGACACCTGTGTCGACGTCGCGGCGTTCGGCGACGGAACGGAGTCCGTCGAGGAGTTCTACGACTACACGGTCGAGGAGGACACGGACGGTGACGGGGACGACGAGGGCGTCTACAGTTCGCTCGGGACGCAGGCGCTCCAGAAGTCCCAGACGAGCCAGGTCCTGCTGTACGAGGGCACCGACGGCGTTAGCCTCGTCACAGTCCACGACGAGTACGGTGACGACGGCGAAGGAGCCCGCGTCTCGTACAACGTCTCCGCGTTCGACGAGTCGGGCTCCCTCATCAAGTCCAACTGGACCGTCAGGGATGACTTCTACAACGGTGCCCCATCCGAGGACTACGACGTGTTCGTCAACGGAAGCGGGAACTACGCCGCCTGGTTCTGGCTCGACAACCGAACCGACGGCGGCGCGCTGACGCCCGAGAACGAGGACGACACTGCCGGGTTCGCTATCCAGCCGGGGTTCAACGACGATATCCACTACCCCGACGAGCTAGACGACCTCGACGACAACGGCGACAAGCACCCCGACCCCGATTACGAGGGGGGCCAGATAGAGCAGTGGAACGTTCTCTCGAACGACGGCACCGATGACGGTGTCGCCACCGAGCTGAACATGTCCCAGAACGTGACGATCGTCGAGCAGAGCTGTGAGAACGTTCGGCGGGCTGCGCTACGGGACAAGATCGACGTCTGGGACCGCTCGATCCTGCCGCTGCGCGCGGACACGTCGAACGCCGCGACGCGGATCCCGAACGCCGACTGGCGTATTCAGAGCCCGGGCGGCGACGAGACCTCCCTGAACAAGCCGTGGATCGGCGTGTTCAACGAGAGCGAAACGATCACCGTCGAGTACGACCACAGCGTCACGCAACGAGCCTCCGACGAGTTCGAGGGCGAGTCCGTGACACTCGTCGCTGGGAGACTCGAACCCACCCAGGGCCGCAACCAGATCATGAACATGAACCTGGGGTCGCTGTCGCTGATGAGCGGGAGCGTCTCGGACATCAACGAGAACGTGACGTTCAGCGAGGTCGACGAGAAAACCCTGGACGCCGGCACGGCCGACGCGGCGTTCGACTTCGATCCCTCACAGTCCGGCCAGTACATGCTGCTGATGGCGAACGCCTCCGACGGCGAGGGGCTCGTCGTCGATAACGGCGACCTCTCCATCGACGGCAACATCACGGTGCTCGGGGTCGAGCAGGTGGCCGTCCAGAAGGAACCCTCCTCGGTCGACCCGACGACGATCGAGAGTCAGAACAACGTGACCCCGGGCACGAACCTCACGTTCGACGTCGACGCGGGCAGTTCCGGTGACCCCGTCGCCCACGCGGTCGCCGTCTACGACGAGGACACCGGCTTCGTCGACCAGTCCTTCGTGATCGACGTTGAGGAGCGCCCCTCGCTCGATTTCAACGCGACCGAAGACCTCCGGATCGAGCACTCGGTCAACGAGACCAACGGCGTGCTCCGCACGGAGGGCGACGTCTCCTTCGACGGCCGGGATTTCTCCGACGAGCGACGGACGGAGCCGATGAACATTCCGGAGCTGATAGCAAACAACGGGCCGCCGTCGACCAACCCCGAAACCGAGTACGTGCCCGCCGTGGGCGGGGAGCGGCTCGACGCCTCGATGACGGTCGTCAACGGCTCCGCCACCGAGACGATCACCGTCGAGACCCTCGGTAACTGGACGACGAACACCGAGTACCGCTGGGTCCACGTCGCCGTCGAGGAGGACGGGTCGACGATGTACACGAACACCGACGAGTTCCAGCTGTCGGAACCCGACGAGGCTGAACCGCCGGACGACGGAAACGAAACCGACCCCGACGAGGGTGACGGCGGTGGGGGTGGCGGCGCGCCGCCAGGCGACCTGCCCGACCCGATCCAGCAAGTCGAAACGGAGGTCACCGTGACTGACGGCAAGGCAAACGTCCAGATCATGCACGCCAAAGGGTTCGAGCCCGTCGAGATCGACCTCTCCTCGGCGTTCGCGGACCGCGAGGGCGTCCGGCTCGAAGGGATGTCCGTCGAGTTCGCCCGGGACACGGACTTCAACATGACCGTCGACCAGGGCCCCGAGGACGTGCCCTCGGTCCACGCGGGACAGTCCGACATGGAGTACTTCAACGTCTCCTATGCGGACGCACCCGAAACCCGGGAAGTGCAGTTCACGTTCACCGTCGACCAGTCGACGCTGGACGAGCAGGGCATCGAGTGGAGCGACGTGGCGCTGTACCGCTACAGCGACGGCGAGTGGCAGCAGGTCGAGACGGGAGTCATCGGGCCGACCGACAACGGTTACCGCTACCAAGCAACGTCGCCCGGCCTCTCGGTGTTCGCCGTCTCGACGGAAGAGCCCCAGGTAGCGCCGCCGAGCGCGTTCAGCGTCTCGGACGCGTCGCTCGACAGTGAGGAGATCACGGTCGGCGAGGAGGCGACCGTCAGCGCCACCGTCCGGAACGCGGCAGGCGTCGAGGGGAACTACACGGTGAACCTGACCGTCGACGGCGAGGTCGTCGACGAACGGACGGTTTCGGTCGGTCCCGGCGAGTCCACCGAGGTGAGCTTCACCCGGCAGTTCGACGAAGTGGGGCAGTTCCAGATCGGGATCGGCGGCATGAATGCCGGCGAACTCGCGGTCGTCGAGAGTCAGGAGACCACGACTACGACGACCACGACGGCCGGGCCGGGTGACGGAGACGGCGGTGCCGGTGACGGCGATGGCGGTGCCGGTGACGGCGATGGCGGCGGTGGTCTCGGCGGCCTGTTCATCGCGTTGTTCCTGATCGTGTTGCTGGTCGCCGCCATCGGCTACTACCTCGCACAGCGGGAGGACATCGACTTCTCCCCCGCGGACTTCACGGGGCGTCTCGAGGACGACGAAGACGACGTGCTCGACGACGGGTCGTCGTCCGCAGGGTCCGCGAGCGCCACCAGTGCCGCTGACGACGAAGACACGGACGACGACGAGAGTGGCGGAGACGACGACGGTGAAGACGGAAGTGATGGCGACGACGACAGCGACGGCGGTGACGGTGGGGACGGAGATGCTGGTGACGACGGCGGTGACGATGGAGGCGATGATGGCGGTGACGACGATGATAGTGATGGCGGCGACGACGGTGGCGGCGATGACGGCGGTGGCGACGACGGCCACAGTGGGTCCGAGATCGCGAGTCACGGAGAGAGCCGAGAATCCGCCCCTGACGGTTCCGAGAGCGACGAGGCCACGGCCGACGAGGGCGAGAACGCGTCGTCCGACACCGGCGAGTCGACGGGGACGGACACGCCAACCGACACCACGGCGTCGGAGCTGTTCGCCGCCGAGGACGGGAGCGACGACGAGGACGACGAGTCCGAGGCGGAGCGCTCGCCGGTCGAGGTCGCGACCGACATGTTCGACGAGCCGGAAGACGAGGACGAATCGGGCGGCGAGGAACTCGACGCGAGCGACATTCTGAGCGACTCGGACGACGGGGAGTCGTAA
- a CDS encoding ABC transporter ATP-binding protein yields the protein MEPGSGTEPIVSCESLGREYTRSSGRWLDRFRSVDRPTVTALSDVTLAVDSDEVVGIAGPSGSGKSTLLHLLAALDVPSEGTVEVAGTDVTGLSERKRTRLRLDHVGIVFQRFYLLPSLSARGNVALPLVQRGVSKRNRRERATALLERVGLGERVTHRPDELSGGEQQRVAIARALATDPAVVLADEPTGELDSATSERVLDLLTDVADERAVILASHDDQALDRTDRVVRLRDGRVVRDA from the coding sequence ATGGAACCGGGGTCGGGTACGGAGCCGATCGTGTCGTGTGAGTCCCTGGGTCGGGAGTACACCCGTTCGTCCGGTCGGTGGCTCGACCGCTTTCGGTCGGTCGACCGGCCAACGGTGACGGCGCTCTCCGATGTGACCCTCGCGGTCGACAGCGACGAAGTCGTCGGGATCGCCGGCCCGAGCGGGAGCGGGAAGTCGACCCTGCTGCACCTGCTTGCGGCCCTCGACGTGCCGAGCGAGGGCACGGTCGAGGTCGCGGGGACCGACGTGACCGGGCTGTCCGAACGGAAGCGAACACGGCTCCGGCTCGACCACGTCGGGATCGTCTTCCAGCGGTTCTACCTGCTACCGTCGCTCTCGGCGCGCGGGAACGTCGCGCTGCCGCTGGTCCAGCGCGGGGTCTCGAAGCGAAATCGCCGGGAGCGCGCGACGGCGCTGCTGGAGCGGGTCGGGCTCGGCGAGCGCGTGACACACCGTCCGGACGAGCTGAGCGGCGGCGAACAGCAACGGGTCGCGATAGCGCGCGCACTCGCCACCGACCCGGCGGTCGTGCTGGCCGACGAGCCGACGGGCGAACTCGACTCGGCCACGAGCGAACGGGTGCTCGACCTCCTGACCGATGTCGCGGACGAGCGGGCGGTGATACTGGCCTCGCACGACGACCAGGCGCTCGACCGAACCGACCGGGTCGTCCGACTGCGCGACGGTCGCGTGGTGCGCGATGCCTGA
- a CDS encoding ABC transporter permease produces MPEGPQSSRLRRVTGLFGLGFRGALARLRGGDSRRVLVTVVGVGIAVGFTLTVTGVAVGLAGQSTVASDDVDYWVVPEQGSSPLTVASGGVRLGDSHATARSIADDQRVRGATPVLLEFVALENPTDDTREYVLVAGVVPADDTFEVFGVSTAGLAPGDPHYANGTYDGERTDEVVLSDGAAELLNATDGGAVELQVRGAEPRRLQVVNVSVAESRGTGTFPVAVMHLSELQSITGAADGDQANQILVRTNDRSVREELDGVYPETTVIARNDVGLDRGGADDLPLAIAAAAFVTALSVGTLAVATTMGLEVTGDRQRLALLAAVGFSRRSRAVVVLAEVLTVAVVGGIAGIGVGVAGVEITNRVAAEYVADASAATFHPLFVPYGIGLAVVIGLVASLYPVYLSYRSRPLEVIDR; encoded by the coding sequence ATGCCTGAGGGACCCCAATCCTCGCGACTCCGCCGGGTTACGGGGCTGTTCGGGCTCGGCTTCCGCGGGGCGCTCGCCAGGCTCCGGGGCGGCGACTCGCGCCGAGTGCTCGTGACGGTCGTCGGCGTCGGGATCGCGGTCGGCTTTACGCTGACCGTCACCGGAGTCGCAGTGGGCCTCGCCGGACAGTCGACGGTCGCCTCCGACGACGTCGACTACTGGGTCGTTCCGGAGCAGGGCTCCTCGCCGCTGACGGTCGCCTCCGGCGGCGTCCGGCTCGGCGACTCCCACGCGACGGCGCGGTCGATCGCGGACGACCAGCGGGTTCGGGGCGCGACGCCCGTATTGCTGGAGTTCGTCGCCCTGGAGAACCCGACGGATGACACCCGGGAGTACGTGTTAGTGGCCGGCGTCGTTCCCGCGGACGACACGTTCGAGGTGTTCGGCGTCTCGACGGCCGGGCTCGCGCCCGGCGACCCCCACTACGCGAACGGCACGTACGACGGGGAGCGGACGGACGAGGTCGTTCTGAGCGACGGCGCGGCCGAACTCCTGAACGCCACGGACGGCGGCGCAGTCGAGTTGCAGGTGCGCGGCGCGGAGCCGCGGCGACTGCAGGTAGTCAACGTTTCCGTGGCGGAGTCGCGGGGGACGGGCACCTTTCCCGTCGCCGTGATGCACCTGAGCGAACTCCAGTCGATCACCGGCGCGGCCGACGGCGACCAGGCGAACCAGATCCTCGTCCGGACGAACGACCGCTCGGTCCGCGAGGAGCTGGACGGCGTCTACCCCGAGACGACCGTGATCGCCCGCAACGACGTCGGGCTCGACCGCGGCGGGGCCGACGACCTGCCGCTTGCGATCGCGGCCGCGGCGTTCGTCACCGCGCTCTCCGTCGGCACGCTCGCCGTGGCGACGACGATGGGACTCGAGGTGACCGGCGACCGCCAGCGGCTCGCACTCCTCGCTGCCGTGGGGTTCTCCCGGCGCTCCCGGGCGGTCGTGGTCCTGGCGGAGGTGCTCACCGTCGCCGTCGTCGGCGGGATCGCCGGCATCGGCGTCGGCGTCGCCGGCGTAGAAATCACGAACCGGGTTGCTGCAGAATACGTCGCCGACGCGTCGGCCGCGACCTTCCACCCGCTGTTCGTGCCGTACGGGATCGGGCTCGCCGTCGTCATCGGGCTGGTCGCGTCGCTGTATCCCGTCTACCTGAGCTACCGGTCCCGGCCGCTGGAGGTGATCGACCGATGA
- a CDS encoding ABC transporter permease codes for MSRLRRIRAILGVAGSQFRYDPGRTALAVVGIAVAVLATTVLAGVGVGVLATGEAQFDAADRDLWVTGGPVQFQPGTVGGIENTLVDAHTVAAELNERDDVQTAVPMAFQSVYVSPDGEDFETYVGAGAPARGPSVTITEGQEFSSEDVHYANGSYDGPMTHEMVIDRQTANRFNVSVGDTLYAGGTIATARQHEFRIVGISPTYSRFLGTPTVTMHLSELQEVSGTTAADRATFITVDLQDGANPEAVKAELEAEYPDYEVRTNDEQIRAILGDQAVVIASAVSLLVLSVAGGLALTLNVLLSVIYQQRREFAVLRAIGWSPWTVVGTTTAWASLLGLTGSVLGVAAAIPVTAGLNHLITAVVGFDGLVRATPEVLAGGFALGVVVSLVGALGISVLVARYSSTSVPGR; via the coding sequence ATGAGCCGCCTGCGGCGGATCCGCGCGATACTGGGCGTCGCAGGGTCGCAGTTCCGATACGACCCGGGTCGGACCGCCCTCGCAGTCGTGGGAATCGCCGTCGCCGTCCTGGCGACCACCGTCCTGGCCGGCGTCGGCGTCGGCGTCCTCGCCACGGGCGAGGCCCAGTTCGACGCCGCCGACCGCGACCTGTGGGTCACCGGCGGGCCGGTCCAGTTCCAGCCGGGGACGGTCGGCGGTATCGAGAACACGCTGGTCGACGCCCACACGGTCGCCGCCGAACTCAACGAGCGTGACGACGTCCAGACGGCGGTCCCGATGGCGTTCCAGTCGGTGTACGTCAGCCCGGACGGCGAAGATTTCGAGACGTACGTCGGGGCGGGCGCGCCGGCGAGGGGCCCCTCGGTCACGATCACCGAAGGTCAGGAGTTCAGCTCCGAAGACGTCCACTACGCCAACGGGAGCTACGACGGGCCGATGACCCACGAGATGGTGATCGACCGGCAGACTGCGAACCGGTTCAACGTCTCCGTGGGCGACACGCTGTACGCCGGGGGGACGATCGCGACCGCCAGGCAACACGAGTTCCGGATCGTCGGGATCTCGCCGACGTACTCGCGGTTCCTCGGGACGCCGACCGTGACGATGCATCTGAGCGAACTGCAGGAGGTCTCGGGGACGACCGCGGCCGACCGCGCGACGTTCATCACCGTCGACCTGCAGGACGGCGCGAACCCCGAAGCGGTCAAAGCCGAACTCGAGGCCGAGTACCCCGACTACGAGGTCCGCACCAACGACGAGCAGATCCGGGCGATCCTCGGCGATCAGGCGGTCGTCATCGCGAGCGCCGTGAGCCTGCTCGTGCTGTCGGTCGCCGGCGGGCTGGCGCTGACGCTGAACGTCCTGCTCTCGGTCATCTATCAGCAGCGCCGCGAGTTCGCCGTGCTCAGGGCGATCGGGTGGTCGCCATGGACCGTCGTCGGGACGACAACCGCCTGGGCGTCGCTTCTGGGGCTGACCGGGAGCGTGCTCGGCGTCGCAGCGGCGATCCCGGTGACCGCAGGACTGAACCACCTGATCACGGCCGTCGTCGGGTTCGACGGGCTGGTGCGGGCGACGCCGGAGGTGCTGGCCGGCGGGTTCGCGCTCGGCGTCGTCGTCAGCCTCGTCGGCGCGCTCGGGATCAGCGTCCTCGTCGCCCGGTACTCGTCGACGTCCGTTCCCGGGCGGTGA
- a CDS encoding NUDIX hydrolase produces MYSARVRHVPKVCAYLTRGGGELLVFEGPEYDGLQVPKGTVEPDETPVAALFREVEEESGLRLDTEVTCLARDVWTRRRSPPKRYVRHFFHATVDEPRDRWTHTVTGDGDEEGLEFAFSWVDLPPAREFAFDLDDYVHLLASEDADRSSSNGEQSDVTARERTSTSTGRRGR; encoded by the coding sequence ATGTATTCCGCCCGTGTTCGCCACGTCCCAAAGGTATGTGCCTATCTCACGCGTGGCGGGGGCGAACTCCTGGTGTTCGAGGGCCCGGAATACGACGGGTTGCAGGTCCCGAAAGGAACGGTCGAACCGGACGAGACGCCGGTTGCGGCGCTGTTCCGCGAGGTCGAAGAGGAAAGCGGGTTGCGGCTCGACACTGAGGTCACCTGCCTCGCACGCGATGTCTGGACGCGTCGCCGATCGCCGCCAAAGCGGTACGTGCGGCACTTTTTCCACGCCACCGTCGATGAGCCCCGCGACCGCTGGACACACACCGTGACCGGCGACGGCGACGAGGAAGGCCTGGAGTTTGCGTTTTCGTGGGTGGACCTCCCGCCCGCCCGCGAGTTCGCGTTCGACCTCGACGACTACGTCCATCTTCTCGCCTCGGAGGACGCGGATCGGTCGTCGTCAAACGGTGAACAGTCGGACGTCACCGCCCGGGAACGGACGTCGACGAGTACCGGGCGACGAGGACGCTGA
- a CDS encoding metal-dependent hydrolase, producing MWPWGHLAVGYLLWSQLARDRRGQPPTGSEAILLAVGTQFPDLVDKPLAWTFGVLPNGRSLTHSALVAGVVVAVVVLVCNGRDRPLLGAAFGVGYGVHLATDALPTVVAGHYADLAFLAWPLLPPVEYETQQSFTAHFLGIEPTPLFLLQILLSAVALVAWVRDGLPGIAELRAAVDAGRAAVTDL from the coding sequence ATGTGGCCCTGGGGACATCTCGCCGTCGGCTATCTGCTCTGGAGTCAGTTGGCACGCGATCGTCGGGGGCAGCCACCGACCGGTTCGGAAGCGATCCTGCTCGCCGTTGGAACACAGTTCCCTGACCTCGTTGACAAGCCACTGGCCTGGACGTTCGGCGTCCTCCCGAACGGCCGGTCGCTCACACACTCGGCGCTCGTCGCCGGAGTGGTTGTCGCCGTCGTCGTGCTTGTCTGTAACGGGCGTGACCGTCCCCTGCTCGGTGCTGCCTTCGGCGTGGGCTACGGTGTCCACCTCGCGACGGACGCGCTCCCGACGGTGGTCGCCGGGCACTATGCGGACCTTGCGTTTCTGGCATGGCCGCTCCTCCCGCCAGTCGAGTACGAGACCCAACAGAGCTTCACAGCACACTTCCTCGGCATTGAGCCCACGCCACTGTTTTTGTTGCAGATCCTCCTTTCGGCCGTTGCACTCGTCGCCTGGGTCCGTGATGGCTTGCCCGGGATCGCCGAACTGCGGGCAGCGGTCGACGCTGGTCGGGCGGCAGTCACCGACCTGTAA
- a CDS encoding DUF4350 domain-containing protein, with protein MRSLSALTYPQVLLAALLVATVAGVGVAASTSSAGFGAYNPAWDGASDLRTIADEQGTESQIVRDTAAYDTLGPNETVAVVLSPDEPYDANDTERVRTFVENGGTVVVAADFGANGNDLLAGLGADARVDGAPLRDERHYYRAPALPVATNVSNHSLTSGVRRVTLNHGSAVNASGATVLIASSSYGYLDRNGNDTIDDNETLASYPVATVERAGDGRVIAVSDPSILINAMLERTDNRAFAGNLLGSADTVVLDYSHSEELPPLVALQLTVQRSAVLQVLLGVLGVLGVGAWARRPSVSVPIPIPWSDDSPDNAGPFLSTEEVAETVRRRHPDWQADRVERVTEGIMRRRSERTDDD; from the coding sequence ATGAGGTCACTTTCGGCGCTCACGTACCCACAGGTACTCCTCGCAGCACTGCTCGTTGCGACGGTTGCCGGCGTCGGCGTCGCGGCGAGCACGTCCAGCGCCGGGTTTGGCGCATACAACCCCGCCTGGGACGGGGCGTCTGACCTCCGAACCATCGCCGACGAGCAGGGTACGGAGAGCCAGATCGTCAGGGACACCGCGGCGTACGACACCCTCGGGCCGAACGAGACCGTCGCAGTCGTCCTTTCACCGGACGAACCGTACGACGCGAACGACACCGAACGGGTACGCACCTTCGTCGAGAACGGCGGAACAGTCGTAGTTGCGGCTGACTTCGGCGCGAACGGGAACGACCTCCTCGCCGGCCTCGGAGCGGATGCCCGGGTCGACGGCGCGCCGCTCCGCGACGAGCGTCACTACTACCGCGCCCCCGCGCTCCCCGTGGCGACGAACGTCTCGAACCACTCGCTGACCAGTGGCGTCCGACGCGTCACGCTGAACCACGGCAGCGCAGTCAACGCCAGCGGGGCGACAGTATTGATTGCCTCCTCGTCGTACGGCTATCTCGACCGGAACGGGAACGACACCATCGACGACAACGAAACGTTGGCGTCGTATCCCGTCGCGACGGTCGAACGTGCCGGTGACGGGCGCGTGATTGCCGTGAGCGACCCGAGTATCCTGATCAACGCGATGCTCGAACGCACGGACAATCGCGCGTTCGCGGGCAACCTGCTCGGGTCGGCCGACACCGTCGTGCTCGATTACTCCCACTCCGAAGAGCTCCCACCGCTCGTCGCGTTACAACTGACGGTCCAGCGCTCGGCCGTGCTACAGGTTCTCCTCGGTGTACTCGGCGTACTCGGGGTCGGCGCGTGGGCGCGCCGTCCGTCGGTGTCGGTGCCGATACCGATACCGTGGAGCGACGACAGCCCGGACAACGCTGGCCCGTTCCTGTCGACCGAAGAGGTCGCTGAGACGGTTCGCAGGCGACACCCGGACTGGCAGGCGGACCGTGTCGAACGCGTGACGGAAGGGATTATGCGTCGTCGTTCCGAACGAACTGACGATGACTGA